TGGAGCGGCCTTTACATCGTTAAGGCGATCGAAGTGATGCATCGCCGTTTGCTGGGCAGACCCACCTTCGGCCGCTGGGAAATCGATGCGCTTTTCGATACAGCCGCAAGACAGGGCTTCTACGGAGTGGTTGACGCACTAATCGACAGCAAGGACTACAGCGAAGCTTTTGGGGCCGACACTGTCCCCTACGAACGTTTCATCACACCCGGTGATGTGACTGCACGCCGAACCCCAGGCTGGTCACGTGCACTCAAGCTTGAGGCTGCCGCTGACCTTACCCTCAGCAGCCGTCCCGAAACACAGCGGTCGGAAGCATTCCGCAGTAGTGGCGATGTAACGCAACGCAACCTGCCAGACACCCAAAAGACAGCCACCCAAGACTTCGCAACAACGACGAGCGGAAACGCCGCAGCGCCCAGTTGGCTGTCGGTTGTGCGTCAACAGCGTCTTGCGTCCAACAGGACTGGCTTCCCGATGCGGCGAGCCAGCAACTCAACGCCAACCAGCATTGGCGGTCGGACTTGGAGCGTTGAGCTGATTTCTTCCAATGCGCGTAGTGGGCAAGCACTTCCGCGTATGGGGATGGCTCTTGTCACGGAAGGTGCTGCAGGATTCGGCTTGCGGGGAGGACTTCCCGCGACGCTGGAGCTGAAACAGCCATGCAGCGAAGATGAGCTCCAGACAGCTCTGAATGCAACCTACAAGCAGCTTCTCAACCGTGTCCCTACTGAGAATGAGCGTCTGATCAGCGCGGAATCACGGCTGCGTAACCAGGACATTGACCTGACTGAATTCATTGCCGAAGTGGCGATGAGCGAAGCGTTCCAGAACCGCATCGCCTCCATGGCTCCGCTTCGGGCCGCTTCCGCGGCAGGTTTGGCTCTGCTGGGACGGGCCACCACCCCAGCCGAAACCAGCCGCTTCCTGATCACCCGCGCTCAAGCGGGTCATGGCGCTGCCGTGACTGAACTGCTGGTGGAACGGATCAGTACGACGGTGCCCCGCACCGACGGCATGGCGACCGCATCAGGGGTCAACCAAGCCACCATCCAGCGAACGGCCTCGCTTTACCGCGGCAACGCCGGCCTGAATCCTCCAACAGGGGACGCGATCTGATCCTCAGGCCTCCATTTCGCTGACAAACAGCCTCCACAAATCATGGTGGTTTTTGTCATCCGATCCCGGTGAAGTAAGACTTCATCGGGATCAATTTTGTGTGTAGTGGCCGCATCCCGGGCGATTACGGAGATCGCAGTAATGCCAAGGCTTCTCCGCGGAACAGATGCGCCGTGAAGAACTGTTACCCGGCCAAAATTCCCTGGCCATCGCCAGCGCAGAATGCAGCAGCCGAATCCAAGGGAGCGAGTTCACCGCGGTCAGTGTTGACCGATGTGAACAAGTCTCACTCCCAACGCTTCGACCCCCTGTCTCAGCCTTTAGTCTGTGACGCGATCCCTCGGGATCACCCCTTATTCACCGGATACCGGTCTCCTACGGGCGGCCGCTTGTTTCGAGGCAGAACTGCATGAGCATCGTCTCCAACTCGATCATCAACGCGGACGCCGAAGCCCGCTACCTCAGCCCTGGCGAACTCGACCAGATCAAAGCCTTCGTAACCGGCGGACAACGCCGTCTGCGTGTGGCCCAGGTCCTGTGCGAGAGCCGTGAGCGCATCGTCAAGCAGGCTGGTGGTCAGCTGTTCCAGAAGCGTCCCGACGTCATCTCACCCGGCGGCAACGCCTACGGCGAAGAGATGACCGCCACATGTCTCCGCGACATGGACTACTACCTCCGTCTTGTTACCTACGGCATCGTTGCCGGTGACGTCACTCCGATCGAAGAGATCGGCGTGATCGGCGCGAAAGAGCTCTATCGCTCCCTGGGCACCCCCCTCGAAGCATTGGCCGAATCCGTGCGCGAGATGAAGATTGTCGCCATGGGCCTCCTCACCGGAGCCGACGCAGAGGAAGCCGGCACCTACTTCGACTACGTGGTTGGCGCCCTCGCCTGAACCGCTCGCTGATTTCCCCTCTCGTCTCCTCACCGATCCATGCAAGACGCAATCACCAACGTCATCAACAAGTCGGACGTCCAGGGGCTTTACCTGGACACGGCCTCGATGGGCAACCTCGAGTCGTATTTCGCCAGCGGTGAACTGCGTGTGCGCGCTGCTGCCACCATCAGCGCTAATGCTTCGGCCATCATCCGTGATGCCGTTGCCAAGGCCCTGCTGTACTCGGACATCACCCGTCCCGGCGGCAACATGTACACCACCCGCCGCTACGCCGCCTGCATCCGCGACCTGGACTACTACCTGCGGTATTCCACCTACGCCATGCTGGCTGGAGACACCTCGATCCTCGACGAGCGTGTTCTGAACGGCCTCAAGGAGACCTACAACTCCCTTGGCGTTCCCATCGGCGCCACCGTTCAGGCCATCCAAGCCATGAAGGAAGTCACCGCCGGACTCGTCGGCCCTGACGCCGGCAAGGAAATGGGTGTCTACTTCGACTACATCTGCTCCGGCCTCGGCAACTGAGCCCCATGCGGTTGTTCAAAGTCACCGCCTGCATCCCCAGCCCTGAAAAGGTTCGGACGCAGCGCGAATTGCAGAACACTTTCTTCACCAAGTGGGTGCCCTACGACAGTTGGTTCGCTGAACAACAGCGCATCCAAAAGCAGGGCGGCCGCATCATCAAGGTGGAGCTCTGCACCGGGGGTCAGCAGGTCAACGTCGGCAACTGAACTCCGCTCCAAAGTGAATTGAAAGCCCGGCTCAAGACCGGGCTTTTTTATTGGCCATCAACCGTGGAGGGTCTGCACCACCAAAGCATCGAGATCTGGAAGAGCAGCGGCATTCCCCTCCCCCAACCAGAGCACGTACTCATGGTTACCGGCAGGCCCGGTGATCGGCGAAGCCACCAAACCCTGGGGCTGCCAACCCGACTCTGCGGCCGCGGCAATCACAGATTCAATGGCATCCCGGTGGGCCGCAGGGTCACGCACCACGCCCCCCTTGCCGACGCGGCTCTTGCCCACCTCAAACTGCGGCTTCACCAGCACAAGCGCATCAGTGTCGGGCCCCCGCAACAACCGGCGCAACGCAGGAAGAATCAGCCGCAGTGAAATGAACGACACATCGGTGACAGCCAAACTGGGCCAGGGGTCGTCGGACCCATAGAGATCGTCAGGCTGCAGATGGCGCAGGTTGGTGCGTTCCCGCAGCACCACCCGTTCGTCTGTTCGCAGGCTCCAAGCCGTCTGGCCGTAGCCAACATCAACGCCATAAACACAAGTAGCGCCGTGCTGCAGCAGACAATCGGTGAAGCCCCCGGTGGAGATGCCGCCGTCCAGGCAAACGCGCCCCTCCACCCGCACAGGGAAGGCCTTCAAGCCCGCCAGCAGTTTTTCTCCCCCTCGAGAGACAAAACGAGGGGGCTGCTCTACTCGCAGTTCTCGCTCCGGCGTCACCTCCGTTCCAGGCTTATCCAACAGGGTCCCGGCACCATCACGAACCTTGCCAGCACGAATTAATTGCTGCGCCTGTTGGCGTGAACTGACCAATCCACGGGTCAGGAGTTCCAGATCAAGACGCTGTTTGGACGCCATTGCGACATAAAAGCAGACCGATCCCGAAGAAAACCGGCGATCCAGCGGCTGCAGCGTGTTCTGCCTAGAGGATTTTGCAAATTCGCGTCGAGGGACGTGTCCAGCCACCGACCCCAACCCGCCAAGGTGGTGCCGCTGTTGCGGCCGGGCAGCTTTGTGCGGCTTGATAACCAGCCCTCCGACCTACCTCCCTTTCAGGTGCTTCACTGCCGCGGGGGACGTTGCTGGGTTCGCCAGCAATCCTGGGGATCCCATGTGCAGTGGGAAGTTGAGCATGAGCGGTTGAACGTTGCGTGAGCGAAGATGCTGCTCACCAAGTCCCGCAAAGACTCCCAGACAACAATTCTGTTCAATCAGTGTCTTGGCAAGGCAACTATTTCACGGCTCAATGGAGCACTGACGCTGTGTGAGCAAACGTTTGGGTCAAGCGAGAGCCCTGCAAAGAACTTCGAGACGACGGGGTAGACAAGAGACTCAGAAGTCGGCTCTGGTCCAGCGGCTGCTGCCCTTACCGTGGCAGCTCTGGCCAGCAGAAGCTCGCCTGCTGATGGGGCTTGTCGGGTTCTGGAGTGTGGCAGGGCTGGTGGTGCTGGCATCCGCCAGTTGGTGGGTGGCCCTACGGGAAATGGGCGACGGCGGCTTTTACCTCAAACGGCAGGCGATCTGGCTGATGGCCAGCTGGAGTCTGCTGGCCATCACGATCTCCACAAGCTTGCGGCGCTGGCTGCGCTGGTCAGGCCCGGGGCTGTGGATGGGCTGCCTTCTGATCGCCGCCACCTTGGTGATGGGCACCACAGTGAACGGCGCCAGCCGCTGGCTGGTGCTAGGGCCACTGCAGATGCAGCCCTCGGAGCTAGTGAAACCCTTTGTAGTGCTGCAGGCCGCCAACCTGTTCGCCCCCTGGAACCGAATGAGCCTCGACCAGAAGCTGCTATGGCTCGGCAGCTTCGGCGGGCTGCTGCTGCTGATCCTCAAGCAGCCCAACCTCTCGACTGCAGCCCTGATGGGACTCACCCTCTGGATGGTGGCCCTGGCCGGCGGCCTGCGCTGGCGCAGCCTTCTGGGCACCGCCTTGGCGGGATCGCTGCTGGGCACCGCCAGCATCCTGGTCAATGAATACCAGCGGATCCGGGTGGTCTCATTTCTAGATCCCTGGAACGACCCGATGGGCGATGGCTATCAGCTGGTGCAGAGCCTGCTGGCGATCGGATCCGGCGGTTGGATGGGGCAGGGCTATGGCCTCTCAACCCAGAAGCTCCAATACCTACCGATCCAGAGCACCGACTTCATCTATGCAGTGTTCGCCGAGGAATTTGGATTTGTAGGGTCGGTGCTGCTGCTGCTGTTCCTGATGCTGGTGGCCTGGGTGGGGCTGCGGGTGGCCCTGCGCTGCCGCAGCAACCAGGCACGGCTCGTGGCCATCGGCTGCACCACGATCCTGGTGGGCCAGTCGATCCTGAACATTGCGGTGGCCTCTGGGGCGATGCCAACCACCGGTCTGCCGCTGCCCTTGATCAGCTACGGCGGCAACTCGCTGATGTCGAGCCTGGTGATCCTGGGGCTGCTGATCCGCTGTTCGCTGGAATCCACAGGCTTGATCGGGGGGCGATCCAACAAGCGACAACGGTCCGTGCGCCAACGCTGAACCTGGTCTAACGATCGGCTCGCCTGGATAGGCTCTACGTATTCAAAGGCACCTGTGGACCTGCTGCTGCTCTCCGATTTGGCCCAGAGCAGCGAACAGCTGCTGCAGCGCGCCCTGGCGGATCCAGGTCCACTGACGCTGGCGCTGGTGTTTGGTGGGGGCGCCCTAACCAGCCTCGGGCCTTGTTCCCTGTCATTGCTACCGGTGACACTGGCCTACCTGGCGGGCTTCGAGGATGACCAACCACCGTGGCAGCGCAGCCTCGCCTTCTGCGGCGGCATTGTCGGCGCCCTGGTGGTGCTGGGAAGCATCAGCGGACTGCTGGGCCGGATCTACGGTCAAGTGCCGTCACTGATCCCCTCATTGGTGGCGATCCTGGCTGTGGCGATGGGGCTCAACCTGCTGGGAGTGCTGCGGATTCCACTGCCCAGTGGTCCGGATCCAGAGCAGTGGCGTCAGAAGGTACCACCCCCGCTGGCGCCGGTTGCGGCAGGACTGGCCTTCGGACTGGCGGCCTCACCTTGTACCACCCCCGTGTTGGCGGTGCTGCTGGGCTGGATTGCCCAGAGCGGTCGCCCCCTGGCGGGAGTGGCCCTGCTCAGTAGCTTCGGCATCGGCCAAGTTCTGCCCCTGCTGCTGGCGGGCACCTTTGCAGCAGCCATTCCCAAACTGCTAGCCCTGCGGGGCATCAGCCGCTGGGTGCCGCCAGCCAGTGGTGTGGTGCTGCTCACCAGCGGCCTGCTGACCCTGCTGGCACGCTGGAGCTGATGGGGATGGCGCTACTGAAACGCATGGCCGCATGGCTGAGCGATCTACGGCTGGCCATCGTGTTGCTGCTGCTAATTGCCCTGGCAAGTGCCATGGGCACCGGCATCCCCCAGGGGGATCCACCCTCCAGCTACATCGATGCCTATGCCGACACCCCCTGGCTGGGATTGCTTAACGGCGAGCAGGTGCTGCAATTGCAGCTCGATCACGTGTATTCCAGCGGCTGGTTTCTGGCACTACTGGCGTGGCTGGGGCTCGCCCTGATCCTCTGCAGTTGGCGCCGTCAGTGGCCAGCCCTAATGGCGGCCCGGCGCTGGATCGACTACCGCACCACACGCCAGCTGAGCAAATTGGCCATCGCCGAAAGCCAGCCCTGC
This window of the Synechococcus sp. MU1643 genome carries:
- a CDS encoding allophycocyanin subunit alpha encodes the protein MSIVSNSIINADAEARYLSPGELDQIKAFVTGGQRRLRVAQVLCESRERIVKQAGGQLFQKRPDVISPGGNAYGEEMTATCLRDMDYYLRLVTYGIVAGDVTPIEEIGVIGAKELYRSLGTPLEALAESVREMKIVAMGLLTGADAEEAGTYFDYVVGALA
- a CDS encoding phycobilisome linker polypeptide, translated to MRLFKVTACIPSPEKVRTQRELQNTFFTKWVPYDSWFAEQQRIQKQGGRIIKVELCTGGQQVNVGN
- a CDS encoding FtsW/RodA/SpoVE family cell cycle protein codes for the protein MQRTSRRRGRQETQKSALVQRLLPLPWQLWPAEARLLMGLVGFWSVAGLVVLASASWWVALREMGDGGFYLKRQAIWLMASWSLLAITISTSLRRWLRWSGPGLWMGCLLIAATLVMGTTVNGASRWLVLGPLQMQPSELVKPFVVLQAANLFAPWNRMSLDQKLLWLGSFGGLLLLILKQPNLSTAALMGLTLWMVALAGGLRWRSLLGTALAGSLLGTASILVNEYQRIRVVSFLDPWNDPMGDGYQLVQSLLAIGSGGWMGQGYGLSTQKLQYLPIQSTDFIYAVFAEEFGFVGSVLLLLFLMLVAWVGLRVALRCRSNQARLVAIGCTTILVGQSILNIAVASGAMPTTGLPLPLISYGGNSLMSSLVILGLLIRCSLESTGLIGGRSNKRQRSVRQR
- a CDS encoding TlyA family RNA methyltransferase, whose translation is MASKQRLDLELLTRGLVSSRQQAQQLIRAGKVRDGAGTLLDKPGTEVTPERELRVEQPPRFVSRGGEKLLAGLKAFPVRVEGRVCLDGGISTGGFTDCLLQHGATCVYGVDVGYGQTAWSLRTDERVVLRERTNLRHLQPDDLYGSDDPWPSLAVTDVSFISLRLILPALRRLLRGPDTDALVLVKPQFEVGKSRVGKGGVVRDPAAHRDAIESVIAAAAESGWQPQGLVASPITGPAGNHEYVLWLGEGNAAALPDLDALVVQTLHG
- the apcB gene encoding allophycocyanin subunit beta; translation: MQDAITNVINKSDVQGLYLDTASMGNLESYFASGELRVRAAATISANASAIIRDAVAKALLYSDITRPGGNMYTTRRYAACIRDLDYYLRYSTYAMLAGDTSILDERVLNGLKETYNSLGVPIGATVQAIQAMKEVTAGLVGPDAGKEMGVYFDYICSGLGN
- a CDS encoding cytochrome c biogenesis CcdA family protein; the encoded protein is MDLLLLSDLAQSSEQLLQRALADPGPLTLALVFGGGALTSLGPCSLSLLPVTLAYLAGFEDDQPPWQRSLAFCGGIVGALVVLGSISGLLGRIYGQVPSLIPSLVAILAVAMGLNLLGVLRIPLPSGPDPEQWRQKVPPPLAPVAAGLAFGLAASPCTTPVLAVLLGWIAQSGRPLAGVALLSSFGIGQVLPLLLAGTFAAAIPKLLALRGISRWVPPASGVVLLTSGLLTLLARWS